In the genome of Caldalkalibacillus uzonensis, the window CAACCATTTTTACCTTGACTAATACTTCATTTTCATTTAGTATGCGTGGTTTATCTTTCTCGATAATGTCAATTTGTCTTTTTTGTGTAACCTGAACAGCTCTCATGCATAAACTCCTCTCTATTAATCAAACAAACCAGGTAAGAATAGTGTTAATTCAGGTATAAAAGCAACAAGCAGCAGCACGACAAGACTGACCAACAAAAATGGAATAAGCGCGCGCGTTGTTTGCCATATGGAAACTTTACCAATACTTGAGGCTACGTATAAACAAACCCCAACTGGCGGTGTAGACAGGCCAATAATTAAATTCAATACCATCATCACACCAAAATGAATGGGGTCCATACCTACACTTGTAGCCACTGGTAATAAGACAGGGAATAAGATGACAAGAGCCGCTATTGTTTCCATAAACGCTCCAACAAATAACAGCAGTAAATTAATAAGTAAGATAACGATAATTTTATTTTCTGAAATGCCTAATATCGCGTTAGCAACTAACTGTGGAATATGTTCACTAACCAAAATCCATCCAAATAAGTTAGCTAAGCCAACTAGAATCATGATTGAAGCGGTACTTCTCATTGACCTTAGTAAGATTGAAGGAAGATCTCTAATTTTGAGTTCTTTGTATATAAACATACCTACAACAAAGGCATAAATAACAGCGACTATGGATGCCTCGGTTGGGGTAAAATATCCGCCTAAAATACCATAAAGAATAATAAATACCATCATAATGGCCCAAAATGCATCAACAAACGATTTTCCAATTACAGACCATGGTTGTTTTGATCCTTTTGGGTAATTCCGCTTAATGGATATAAAGTAGGTCATTAACATTAAACTAACCCCTAAAAGAAGACCTGGGATTGCACCTGCAAGAAATAAGTCTCCAATTGAGACACTGGCCAATGTTCCTACAATGATCATTGGCAATGACGGTGGAATAATAGGGCCTACAGTTGATGACGAAGATGTAAGTGCTGCAGAAAAATCTGCATCATACCCTTGCTTTTTCATTGCTGGGATTAAGACAGAACCAATACTAGCTGTATCCGCTAAGGCTGTTCCAGAAATACCTGCAAATCCCATTGACGATCCGACATTTGCCAAACCCAGGCCTCCGCGAATATGGCCAAAAAGGTTATTGGTAAAAGCAATAATTCGTTCAGTAATACCGCTGGCGTTCATTAAATTGCCTGCTAAAATAAATCCAGGAATACATAGAAGGACAAAAGAATTTATTCCCGCAAACATTTTTTGAGGAACAATTGACAAAGGAATATCTGCTAACATGAGATATAATATTGAAGAAATCCCTAAACTAAAGGCGATCGGAACACCAAGAAAGATCAATATAATAAATGATAGAAACAATATTAGCGCAAGCATTCTCTAAACCCCCTTTCCATTCTTGCTTTGGGTCCCTTTAAAATGATCTAACATGTGAAAAAAGGCATAAAGGGCAACAAAAACCATGGATATACCAATACTTGAATGAATGATAGACATATCAATCGCCATCGTTGCAGAGCTTTGACCCAATCCTATCTTGGCAAATGTGTACCCTTGAAAAGCTATAACAGAACATAAAATCACAATCAAAAGATAGATAAATCCATAATAAAAATTTCTTACCTTATAAGGTAATAAGTTAATAATAATGTCAAGATTAATGTATTCCTTTTTCTTTAAGGCCAGTGGGGCTGCAAAGGATACCGAATAAATGAACAAAAACCGGGTCAGTTCTTCTGTCCAAACAGCTGAATACGGTAAATAACGGGAAAGAATTTGAATCATAACCGAGATAATAATTCCAACAAATGTTATTATCGTCAATGTCTCTAAAGTTCGATCCACTATTTTCAGTGCTTTCATAACGATTGTGCCTCCCTATGACACTACGTTGTTGCATCAAGTAAAAAGTATATGCTGATGCACGTAAGTGTGCATCAGCTATTATGCTTATTCAACCTCTAATATTCTTTCATATAATTCATACTGCTCGTCTGATAAATTTTGTTTAATAGCAGGGAGCATGGCTTCACGAAAAGCATCTTGATCCACTTCGTTAAAAATCATGCCTTTATCTTTCAAGTTAGAAATATAACCCTCAGTCTCTGTAGCAAACAATTCTTGTCCATATGCTTGGGCTTCTTCAGCAGCAGCTAACACCGCCTGTTTTTGTTCCTCAGTTAAAGATTCAAATTGCTCGTTTCCTACTAAAACATAGATCCATGAATAGACGTGCTCAGTTTCATTCACATATTTTTGGACTTCGTAAAATCCTGCGCTGTGAATAAGATCTACAGGGTTTTCCTGACCATCAATGACGCCTTGCTGCAGTCCTGTAAACACTTCGTTAAAATCCATCACTTGAGGATTCGCACCTGCTGCTTCCCAGACACTTAAGAATAGGGGCACATTGGGAACACGCATTCTAAATCCTTTTAAATCTTCCGGTGTATTAATGGGATCATTGGAAGTTAAGTTTCGTGGAGCACGCTGATGATAATATAATGGTGTTAAGCCCACTTTTTCTTTGATTTCAGCTTCAATTTCCTTACCAATTTCCCCCTCTATCACACGTTTTAAATGTTCTTCGTCTCTAAATGCGTATGGAACTGCCATTAATGCGGCCTTGGGTGCCCAGTTTGCCATTGTCTCACCTGAAATAACCAAGTCTACAGTTCCAGCTTTTATACTGTTAATAACATCAGTTTCTCCACCCAGTACACTATTAGGAAATATTGTTATTTC includes:
- a CDS encoding TRAP transporter large permease, producing the protein MLALILFLSFIILIFLGVPIAFSLGISSILYLMLADIPLSIVPQKMFAGINSFVLLCIPGFILAGNLMNASGITERIIAFTNNLFGHIRGGLGLANVGSSMGFAGISGTALADTASIGSVLIPAMKKQGYDADFSAALTSSSSTVGPIIPPSLPMIIVGTLASVSIGDLFLAGAIPGLLLGVSLMLMTYFISIKRNYPKGSKQPWSVIGKSFVDAFWAIMMVFIILYGILGGYFTPTEASIVAVIYAFVVGMFIYKELKIRDLPSILLRSMRSTASIMILVGLANLFGWILVSEHIPQLVANAILGISENKIIVILLINLLLLFVGAFMETIAALVILFPVLLPVATSVGMDPIHFGVMMVLNLIIGLSTPPVGVCLYVASSIGKVSIWQTTRALIPFLLVSLVVLLLVAFIPELTLFLPGLFD
- a CDS encoding TRAP transporter small permease yields the protein MKALKIVDRTLETLTIITFVGIIISVMIQILSRYLPYSAVWTEELTRFLFIYSVSFAAPLALKKKEYINLDIIINLLPYKVRNFYYGFIYLLIVILCSVIAFQGYTFAKIGLGQSSATMAIDMSIIHSSIGISMVFVALYAFFHMLDHFKGTQSKNGKGV
- a CDS encoding TRAP transporter substrate-binding protein, with protein sequence MKKLIWVSIVCVLITILSACGADNETSTTSEEPNNNDGSVETIQWKLAHLADENHIWHKTALKFADLVNEKTGGQIEITIFPNSVLGGETDVINSIKAGTVDLVISGETMANWAPKAALMAVPYAFRDEEHLKRVIEGEIGKEIEAEIKEKVGLTPLYYHQRAPRNLTSNDPINTPEDLKGFRMRVPNVPLFLSVWEAAGANPQVMDFNEVFTGLQQGVIDGQENPVDLIHSAGFYEVQKYVNETEHVYSWIYVLVGNEQFESLTEEQKQAVLAAAEEAQAYGQELFATETEGYISNLKDKGMIFNEVDQDAFREAMLPAIKQNLSDEQYELYERILEVE